TGCTGATGGGCATAAAAGCCCCATGCAGGACGGTTTTGAGCAGGTTTTCTCAGTACGATGGGCGTACCATTTACTAAACTCCCAAAAAAAATGTTGGCCGAGACGTACAACCAAATAAATCTATTGTAGATTTGATCAAACATGGTACTTTACAGCGAAAAATAGTAACTATTCAATTAAAGCTCCATGTTATTCAGAACAAAATTTCGAAAAACAGAAAAATATCGAATAATCATGAATGCTAAATCAAAAGGGTACGCCCTTGTCGTTGTGTTGATGTGCGCGTTTGCTTTAACAATCTACGGTGCTTATTCACCTGCACGAAAAGCCCAGAAACAGCAGATTGTGTGCATAAAATTTAAAAAAGGGGTCGAAACTCAAGCTGTTGAACAGCATATGAACGGTTTTGCGGCTCTAAAGCATGAAATTCCACAGATCGTCAATTACACATCAGGCAAGACAATTATGCCCAATCAGGCGGTTTCTGATTATGACGTAGTACATTATCTTACGTTTCAATCGGAAGGAGATATAAAATTGTTTGAGAAGAGTGAAGCCTACAAAGAATTTGTAGCGAAGAACCAGGGAGTCTGGGAAAAAACGTTGATTGTCAATGCTGACATTCGCCCATAAAAATTGGATTAAGTAAAGAAATTCGGCTGGAGCCTTTGGTTGTTCCGGCCGAATTTCTTATTTTTGCGCCCTCATATCGCGACAACGATCTCATTTATATACCAATGGCAAACCATAAGTCATCAAAAAAAGCAATCCGGTCGAGTGCCAAGAAGCGGCTCCAGAACCGTTATCAGCATGTAACCACCCGGAACATGGTGAAAAAACTCCGTGCTACTACCGACCACGCAATGGCCGTTGAGCTGTTCAAATCGGTTTCGTCGGCGTTGGACAAACTCGCCAAACGGAACATCATCCACAAGAATAAAGCAGCCAACAATAAGTCGAAACTGGCTCGTTTGGTTAATAGCCTGAAAGCTGCTAACGCTTAATTCTGCCGGACTCATCCAGATTCTCTGGGTTCTATCGATTCATTTATGCCATTGATAGAGTAGAGAATCCAGAGGACCTATCCAATCGTCCGTATATCGTATTAAAAACCTTACCTATTTGCGGGTAAGGTTTTTTTGTGCATTTTGTCAACGAAAAATGCTCCGTAACTTACTTGCACTCATGGCGTACGAAAACTCTGGCACCATTCAAAGCTGGGCCGAAGAAGACAGGCCCCGCGAAAAGCTGATGCTAAAAGGTAAAGCGGCCTTATCAGAAGCCGAACTAATTGCCATTCTGATTAATTCAGGTACAGTTGATTTGACGGCCGTGGATGTAGCCAAAATCATCCTGAAAAGCGTCAATAACAACCTCAACGACTTAGCCAAACTAAGCATAAAAGATCTCTCTAAATTTCGAGGGATCGGGGAAGCGAAAGCTATTAGTATTGTAGCTGCCCTTGAATTGGGGCGTCGGCGTAAAGAACAGGATCGGCCGCAACGAGCCCGCGTGACCTGCTCACGCGATGCGTATAACGAAATGATTCCGCACCTGATCGACAAGCCGCACGAAGAGTTCTGGATCCTCCTAATGAACCGTGCTAACGAGATTCTCCGCCCGGTGCAAATCAGCTCGGGTGGTATATCCGGTACAGTTGCCGATCCGAAAATCATTTTTAAACAGGCGCTTGAACATCTGGCGTCCTCGATCATTCTGTTTCATAACCATCCATCGGGCAACCTCACGCCCTCTCAGGCCGATAAAGACCTGACCCGAAAGCTAAAAGATGCCGGACGAATTCTGGACATTCCGGTACTCGACCATCTGATATTTACGGATAAAGCCTATTTCAGCTTCG
This window of the Spirosoma aerolatum genome carries:
- the radC gene encoding RadC family protein; the encoded protein is MAYENSGTIQSWAEEDRPREKLMLKGKAALSEAELIAILINSGTVDLTAVDVAKIILKSVNNNLNDLAKLSIKDLSKFRGIGEAKAISIVAALELGRRRKEQDRPQRARVTCSRDAYNEMIPHLIDKPHEEFWILLMNRANEILRPVQISSGGISGTVADPKIIFKQALEHLASSIILFHNHPSGNLTPSQADKDLTRKLKDAGRILDIPVLDHLIFTDKAYFSFADEGIL
- the rpsT gene encoding 30S ribosomal protein S20, encoding MANHKSSKKAIRSSAKKRLQNRYQHVTTRNMVKKLRATTDHAMAVELFKSVSSALDKLAKRNIIHKNKAANNKSKLARLVNSLKAANA
- a CDS encoding Dabb family protein produces the protein MNAKSKGYALVVVLMCAFALTIYGAYSPARKAQKQQIVCIKFKKGVETQAVEQHMNGFAALKHEIPQIVNYTSGKTIMPNQAVSDYDVVHYLTFQSEGDIKLFEKSEAYKEFVAKNQGVWEKTLIVNADIRP